A genomic window from Elaeis guineensis isolate ETL-2024a chromosome 3, EG11, whole genome shotgun sequence includes:
- the LOC105033979 gene encoding EIN3-binding F-box protein 1: MPALVNYGGTDDLCSVGPLISNLMDSSRLLSLTPNVDVFCPPRKRSRVTAPFIFKGGEKQGAEKQKQQSCSIDVLPDECLFEILRRLPGNKERSNSACVSKRWLMLLSTIRASEMAAHKNNCTSGCETLKKPLPDLNSAMSTDEEEEFESTGYLTRKLKAKDATDVRLAAIAVGTGGHGGLGKLYIEGSNATRPLTDIGLSAVARGCPSLRVLSMWNVPFISDIGLSEIASGCPTLEKLDLCQCPLISDKGLIAVAQKCPNLTSLMVESCLSIGNEGLQAIGRCCPKLKSIVIKDCPRIGDQGVASLVSAASSFLARIRLENVNISDVSLAVIGHYGKAVADLALTGLQSVSERGFWVMGNAFGLQNLKSIMINSCRGVTDLGLEAIAKGCPNLKQLCLRRCCYLSDAGLKAFAVTARALENLHLEECNRISLIGVLGCLLNCNEKFRALSLVKCLGIKDISFCTAPLPSCLSLRSLTIRDCPGFTGASLAVVGKICPQLQHVDLSGLVGATDAGLLPLIESSEVGLVTVNLSGCVDLTDAVVTALVKAHGSTLQMLNLEGCKKVTDKSLLLIADSCSFLDDLDMSRCMIGDYGIAVLASASQLKMRVLSLAGCSNLTQKIVPFLGNMGRSLVGLNLQNCKLISTQEIGALEEKLWWCDIFY, translated from the exons ATGCCGGCGCTCGTCAACTATGGAG GAACTGATGATCTCTGCTCTGTGGGACCTCTCATTTCGAACCTCATGGATTCGAGCCGCCTCTTGTCTCTCACTCCTAACGTTGATGTCTTCTGCCCGCCTCGCAAGAGGTCACGGGTCACTGCTCCTTTCATCTTTAAAGGAGGAGAGAAGCAGGGCGCTGAGAAGCAAAAGCAGCAGTCCTGCTCCATCGATGTTCTTCCTGACGAGTGCCTCTTTGAGATCCTCCGGCGGTTGCCAGGAAATAAGGAGAGGAGCAACTCTGCTTGTGTATCCAAGCGTTGGCTTATGCTCTTGAGCACCATCCGGGCTTCTGAGATGGCTGCTCACAAGAATAATTGCACCAGCGGCTGTGAGACCTTGAAGAAACCTTTGCCAGATCTGAACAGTGCTATGAGTACGGACGAGGAAGAGGAATTCGAGAGCACTGGCTATCTTACTCGGAAGTTAAAAGCAAAGGATGCCACAGATGTTAGACTTGCTGCTATAGCTGTTGGTACTGGTGGCCATGGTGGGCTGGGTAAGCTTTACATTGAAGGAAGCAATGCAACGCGTCCGCTCACTGATATTGGACTGTCTGCTGTGGCCCGTGGTTGCCCTTCCCTACGGGTTCTGTCAATGTGGAATGTTCCCTTCATCAGTGACATCGGCCTATCCGAGATTGCAAGTGGGTGCCCTACGCTGGAAAAGCTTGACCTCTGCCAGTGTCCTTTAATCTCAGATAAGGGTTTGATAGCTGTTGCTCAGAAGTGTCCCAACTTGACATCTCTGATGGTAGAATCTTGCTTGAGCATAGGCAATGAAGGCCTGCAGGCTATTGGTCGCTGCTGCCCAAAGTTGAAGTCTATTGTTATTAAGGACTGCCCACGTATTGGTGACCAAGGAGTTGCAAGCCTGGTCTCTGCAGCTTCATCTTTTCTAGCCAGGATTAGGCTTGAGAATGTGAATATCAGTGATGTGTCTCTTGCTGTCATTGGGCACTATGGGAAGGCTGTTGCTGATCTAGCACTTACTGGCCTCCAGTCAGTAAGTGAGAGGGGTTTCTGGGTCATGGGCAATGCTTTTGGCCTGCAGAACTTGAAGTCTATCATGATCAACTCTTGCCGTGGGGTTACTGATCTGGGCCTTGAGGCCATTGCAAAGGGTTGCCCAAATCTAAAGCAGCTGTGCCTCCGCAGGTGTTGCTATCTGTCAGATGCTGGCCTGAAAGCTTTTGCCGTAACAGCTAGGGCACTGGAGAATCTGCATCTGGAGGAGTGTAACCGGATCAGTCTAATTGGTGTTCTTGGCTGTCTTCTGAACTGCAATGAAAAATTCAGGGCACTATCCTTGGTGAAATGCTTGGGGATCAAGGATATAAGTTTCTGCACAGCCCCACTCCCCTCATGCTTGTCTCTTCGATCCTTGACCATCCGTGACTGCCCTGGTTTCACTGGTGCTAGCTTAGCAGTGGTTGGGAAGATCTGCCCACAATTGCAGCATGTAGATTTGAGCGGCCTAGTTGGTGCGACTGATGCAGGCCTTCTGCCTCTGATTGAAAGTTCAGAGGTGGGACTAGTTACAGTCAATTTGAGTGGCTGTGTTGATCTGACAGATGCTGTTGTCACTGCACTGGTGAAGGCACATGGAAGTACTCTCCAGATGCTTAATCTTGAAGGCTGTAAGAAGGTTACTGATAAGAGCCTCTTATTGATTGCAGACAGTTGCTCTTTTCTTGATGATCTTGACATGTCGAGGTGCATGATTGGTGATTATGGTATTGCAGTCCTGGCGTCTGCAAGTCAGCTTAAGATGCGAGTCCTCTCTCTCGCTGGCTGCTCTAATCTGACCCAAAAGATTGTGCCGTTCTTGGGCAACATGGGCAGATCCTTGGTGGGGCTGAACCTCCAAAACTGTAAGCTGATCAGTACTCAAGAGATTGGAGCACTCGAGGAGAAGCTGTGGTGGTGTGATATCTTTTACTAG